One region of Dysidea avara chromosome 1, odDysAvar1.4, whole genome shotgun sequence genomic DNA includes:
- the LOC136250226 gene encoding uncharacterized protein: MSAYKCNYKGGPPAPVNSLDVSELCVNGFIVSWDPVTIFSESVCGTVSYDVTISPPDETIMMGINETSYSVTKSPYQFGRLTNSANLNVTVIGTNLGGSGVPRTTEVKIPELSQAVPSSVRNLTNTNTTKDAIAVQWGAANASFCGDVLKYYVTISYDNGTLVDGGSTEQTNYTFDDLMDNTYYVIVALANNAAGNGTATTIVVKTPGPQDDNDDDSAAAIVGGVVATFFITLVVTTLINIIITRMYYKYWYDLKKKPNNNNSESVQHDIIKMDTNPAYATATKATDTIKIDSNPAYTVAK, encoded by the exons ATGTCTGCCTATAAATGTAACTACAAAG GAGGTCCCCCAGCTCCTGTCAACAGTTTAGATGTGTCTGAGCTTTGTGTAAACGGTTTCATTGTATCATGGGATCCTGTCACTATATTTAGTGAGTCAGTATGTGGAACAGTATCATATGATGTAACAATATCACCACCTGATGAGACCATAATGATGGGAATAAATGAAACCTCCTACTCAGTTACCAAATCTCCCTATCAATTTGGTAGACTAACAAATTCTGCAAACCTAAATGTAACTGTGATCGGCACTAATTTGGGTGGTAGTGGAGTGCCAAGAACAACAGAAGTGAAGATTCCAGAATTATCTCAAGCTGTACCTAGCA GTGTAAGGAATTTGACAAACACTAATACAACCAAAGATGCAATTGCTGTACAGTGGGGTGCAGCTAATGCTTCATTTTGTGGAGATGTTTTGAAGTATTATGTCACAATATCATATGATAATGGAACTCTGGTTGATGGAGGTTCAACTGAACAGACCAATTATACATTTGATGATCTTATGGACAACACATATTATGTTATAGTGGCATTGGCTAATAATGCAGCTGGTAATGGGACTGCCACTACAATAGTTGTAAAGACACCTGGACCACAAG atgacaatgatgatgacaGTGCTGCTGCAATAGTTGGTGGTGTAGTTGCCACATTTTTTATCACGCTTGTTGTTACTACACTGATCAACATCATCATTACCAGAATGTATTACAAGTATTGGTATGATTTGaagaaaaaaccaaacaacAATAATAGTGAAAGTGTCCAACATGATATTATCAAAATGGATACTAATCCAGCTTATGCCACTGCTACAAAGGCCACAGACACCATCAAGATTGATAGTAATCCAGCTTACACTGTGGCTAAGTAA